GTCTTCTGGTGATAGCTGTCTAAACAGTTTGTTATCAGGAAGATAGCCAGTGAAGTTATTGTAAGATATATTGAGAGAAACAAGGTTGTCAAGGCCTGCAAGCGGACTTAAATTTCCCTCAAGCTTGTTATGTGAAAGGTCTAATATAGAAAGCTTACTGAGTGCAGATATCTGAGGTGGAATTGGCCCCGTAAGTCCATTATAGCTGAGATTGAGGGCAATTTCCAGGGCCTCTATTTGACTCAGTTCCATCGGGATGCTGCCTGTAAGCTCATTGCTGCCAAGGTCAAGCAATTGAAGGCTTGAACAGATGCCAAGTGATGAAGGTATCGATCCGGAGAATGAATTCCTGCTTAGAATTAGCTTGTTAAGTGAGACAAGGCGACCCAAGCTTGCTGGTATTTGACCCTCAAATTGATTAACTGAAACATCTAGGACCTGAAGCCCACTAAGAGATGACAATGAATTGGGCAAGGGACCCTGTACAGTGTTGTTGCCAAGGTCTATCATTTGCAATTCTGTGCAACTTCCTATTTCATCAGGGACCCACCCAGAAAGGCGATTGCTAGATAGATCAAGAAAGTTCAAGTTCTTAAGACCCCCAATTTCTTTAGGAATGCCACCAGAAATCCTGTTGTTACCAAGTCTTAGTCTCAGAAGAGAGCTACAATTACCAATCTCGGGTGGTATAGAACCAGAAATGTCATTAGATATTAAGAGAAGTTTTGTGAGGTTTTGAAGCTGAAATAAGCCAGGAGGGATGCTTCCAGTGAGTGAATTGTGAGACAAGTCTAGTGCTTGAAGGTTACTGCATTTAGCCAAACTTGAAGGAATGCTTCCTTCAAGCTGGTTTTGCCAGGCAAAGAACACAGTGAGCTTTGACAACTTTCCAAGCTCGGGTGGAATTAAACCTAAGATCTGATTTGCGTCAAGTTGCAATTGCAAAAGATTTGAAGCATTGGAAAGATTGGATGGTATTGAACCAGACACATTGTTATTACTAATCATAAACTCTTCAAGCGCCAAAAGACCTCCTATAGAAGAAGGTATGGTCCCAGACAGAGAATTCAAAGAAAGATCAATCATTTTCAAGCTGGTACAATTTCCAATCTCTTCTGGGATGACTCCAACAAGACTATTTTGCCATAACAACAGTTGTTCAAGCTTTTTAAGCTTGCCAATCTCTGGCGGAATTGATCCAGAGAGACTGTTTTCATACAGAAACAAGTTTACAAGCTCAGAGCAGTTACCTATATCAGAAGGAATCTCGCCAGAGAGCATTGTTGTATAAATGGACAATGTTTGCAGCTTGCTTAGCTTGCCCAATGAAACGGGCAAAGAACCTGAAACTCTTGTATCAGCAAGCCCCAAAACAGTCAAGTTGCTGCAATCTCCAAGCTCATCAGGAACTTTGCCAATAATGTCTTTGTTCCCTCCAGCTCTAAGGACTTCAAGACTGGACAATTTGCCTAGCTCAGTTGGGATATAACCACCCAAGAGATTATCGAAAAGAAGCAGATTCTTGAGTCTACTGCAGTTGCTTAGTTCAACTGGGATTTTTCCAGTTAGCTGATTAGAGTTCAAAATCAAGTCTTCAAGATTTAGAAGGCGGCGAATGCTCCCCGGGATGGTGCCAACAAGACTATTAGAGCTGAGGTCAATGGAGGTGAGTGAAACAGAGTCACCAATATCAAGTGGGATGGTGCCTGTAATATTGGCGTCAGAAATGACAAGTTTAATAAGAAAACGAAATGAAGAGAGATTGAATGGTACAGGAAGCTGAAGAGGAACTGATTGGATGTTTATTTCGGTGACAAAACCTTGAGGAGAACATGTTATGGAGGTCCAGTTGCATGGGTTAGAATCAAGATTGTTCCAGTTAGAGAAGGATGAAGGTGGTGCAGGAGAAGAATGCAGCCAAGAAAAAAGAATAGAGGCTTCATGGTTTGGCGCAGCCAATGAAGTTGACAGAAGACTTGGGAGAAGAGTAAGGATAAAGAATgataaggaagaaggagaaggaagaAGGGAAGAGAAGAGGAGGATTTGCCTCGAGCTGGGCATCGACATTTGCTTCAATTTCCAAAACTTTCTTCTCGGATTTGCATCATTAGTTTTTGCTGCTGCTGCAGCTgcttctccctctctctctctctctttctaaaaACTATATTTCTTGCTTGCTTTGAACTCAAACTCAAACAAGCACAGTGTTCAGGACCTTGCCTAGTAATACAAAGTAAGGTGCAAACCAACCCAAAAGAAGTAATGcaataagattaaaaaaaaaaaaattaaccaaaAAAAATGCCTAGAGATCAACAAACTGCACCACCTCCACCACCACTCCACACCCTCACCTAGgatcctcctctctctctctctctctctctctctctctctccgagATATATAAAATAATGGATGAGGCTGCCAGGTGGGTTCACGCGCAGGGTAGAGAGGCACCTTGTACACTTGAGTtctttatcttttatatataagCAGAGAATTGTTTAATCTGGCGACTCAATCAGATGATTTTATTctagttttgttttttttttcataggtAAAACAAACACAAGCGTTAAGTAATAAAAATGAAttgctattaaaatcataataattttatcaaGTCTTTattcctaatttaatttttaactccACTATAAATATATATACTAATAATTAAAAGAGCATTTAACACCCTCTACAATTCAGTGTTTCCTTCCACCGTTATAAATTTAGAAATTTCTTGTATGCACTaagtatataaattaatttatatacctAATCAATCAGAAATTATAATTCTATATATAATAAGTTTTACCATATTTTCCGAAAGAGCCtgtcataattttaaattatttgtcaATTTCTGATTAAGTAAGTATATATAGACATTCAGGTGCGTTactatgaaaatttatttgaaagttAATTTATCAAGAAATAATATTAATTGCACTAAACTTAAATTTATTCAACTTAAGGATAGCGCAGATAGGAAGAAGTTTTTCCCCTAACcaaatttatcattttttttttcattttgtttAAGTAATTTGACATCTAATTGtaactaattaaatttatttttatttaatttgcttGGATTAGGATTTAAACTTAATACTTCATAACTCTAGAAACAACTTCAGTATTACTAGTTAAAGTTAATTAGTGTAACTAATTGATGATCAAATTACTAATTCCAACTGTTCATTGATGTAAATGAATCCACCTAATACAAAAAGTTTTGGGTCTAAATGCTAAATACCGATAATGCCTTTGACACCTAAAATCTATATTTGTAAGAAATATACAGAAAGAAAGtacttttatttctaaatttgtaAGTAGACAACTATTATTGTGCCTAATAATAAGAGATGGGCTTTAGGGGGTTAATTGCACCATCCATCCCTGAACTTTAGGGATATTTTCAATTCTATCcctgaattttaatttattaaaataaaatcatttaattttgttttaattgCAATAACAGTCCTTTAAAACAGAATCTGGTACGAGCTTCGGTGAATTGATTACGTGTCAGTCCAAGATGTcatttttaaatgaaaataaatccACGTCACCAAATCCTCTCTCATCTTTCTTCCACTCCCGCATTACCTTCCCGATGAGATTGCAGTCCTCGTGAATCTGCCTAACTCTGTCAAACTTTTTCTTCATCTCCTTCCTGTTACTCACCTTTCTCTAGTTTATCATCTCCATCAGCGATATAGGTGCGAAACAAAACCCTAATTTGAGCAAAGTGAAAAGGTAAGTTTTGTTTGGAGAAAACATTTTTCATCTCTCTTTTGTCGGGTGTGAGTGTTGCTTTCTTGACTTTTTCATGGaaagtatttttttttcatatcttTTCTAATAGACAAATATAATATGGGTAGGACCACATTGAAAGGGACGAAGGTGCAGTGGGGGACAAATAGTCGAACATTTGTAAAGGTTGAAAGCCCCACAAGAATATGGCTACCCCCTCGACAGGTAAACCCATTAAAATACTTCGTGAGTGTAAAAGCTTGTGTTTTGGCAATAGTTGTGGATTGTAgcaaaaaagaaatttttatgTACAATTCAAATTATTGGTAGATAAGTATTAAATTTGGTTTGTTTATTGTGGCCAAATTATTGCATGATGCAGGACCAGGTGGTTCTAGGTTTTTTACTATAATATTGCATGTTAAGGGGGTTAAGGGAAAGTGGGGCTATTATGATGGAGTTACTTGGACAATTTATTTCTGTCATGATGATGAAATGTCATTAGTAAGGATAGATAAATTATATTAGGGCTTGAAGTTACATGGTTTATTGAGGTATTATTAAAGGGTTCTAGGTGCTGATTATAAGGGTGATTTAATGACATTAGGTTCTGACAGTGATGTAGTAACAATGTGCAAGCATGCTGTTGAACATGGTGAGGTGGATATTTATATAGAGCATTTGACAATTGAAGACTTAAAAAGAGAATTTCAAATTGATGACAGTCTACCAAAACAATCTAGTTTGGTTATTGAAGAGATTGAGGAAGAAACAGTAGCACAGACTCACATTCCAATGCAGCCTTTAGCTAAAACAATTGAACATGGGGAGTGTAGTTGGACCACTAATCATGCTAATTTATTATGTGATAGGGAAGCTAATGTTGATTCTAATATAGAGATTGTAAATGATGTGCAATGTGAAGCAAGTGTCAGTGAACATTGTGTAAATGAAGAGAATAGTGATGGTACTGTAAGAGCAAAAGAAGTAAATGCTGATGATGGATTTAATGAGTATATTGATGCTTTAATAGGGAGTGAGAGACTTGATGATTATATTAATCCCATTATGGAAGACACTATGGGGAATTTTGGGAATAATAGTCAAGATGTGCCATGTGAAGAAGTAAATATTTGTCAGAGTGGGAGGGATCATGCAATGAATGCAAGAGAAGGAGTGAATGTTGAAGAGGGAAATCCCAACAGGTAAGGGGTAAATGCTCAAGCAGATGATAAATTACAAGATAATGAgtatgaaatggaagaaggggatgaaGATGTTCAAGATGTTCTTCATGGAATTAATACTGAAATTAATAATGACAATAATAATCAAAAGCAAAATTAGAAGGGTAGGCCTAAAGCAACTGAGGAAAGAATGAGGAATGAAGCTTTTGGGGCTAGTTTAAGGTTTGACACAGCTGATACTGATTCTGAATATGGTGATTCAGATGAGTTGCATTCTAATTCAGATTCTGAGGGTGATGGGGAAAAGATTAGATTTCCAGAGTTTAATATGGATAGGGATATTGATGATCCTACATTCAAGATTGGTATGATATTCTTAACTAGAGATAAGTTTAAAGATGCATGTAGGGCTTATGGGATTAAACATAGATTTGAAATTTATTTTCCAAAAAATGACTTCCAACGTGTACAAGCTAGATGTAAGAATGAGTGTGGCTGGAAGATTTGGGCAAGTAAACTACACCCTAAAGACCCTAatgatcaaaccatgcaaataaagACAGCTTCATTGAACCATAGTTGTGGAAAGAGTTTTACAAACTACCATGTCACTGCAAAATGGATTGCTTCACACTACTTAGAGACCTTCAAAAATGATCTAGACTTGACTTTAACAGGGTTAATTGGGAGGATCAAAGATGATTACAGCATATGTATTAGCATGGCCAAAGCTTAGAGAGCAAAAGATCATGCTTTGAAAAGGATTCATGGGGATGAGGCTACCCAGTATGGTAGATTGCATGATTACAAGTGAAATTTTAAGAACTAATCCTGGGAGTATAGTGACATttggagaagagaagggagagtttGCTGGGATGTACATATGTTTGTCAGCTTTAAAAGAGGCATTTAAAGATGGTTGTAGGAAACTCATTTGTCTAGATGGATGTTGGTTAAAAGGGACTTATGGGGGACAACTATTCTCAGCAGTAGGGATAGATCCAAATGACTGTATGTTCCCTTTAGCATATGTTGTTATGCGTGTGGAGAATAAAGACAGTTGGCAATGGTTCCTAGAGCAGCTTAAAGAAGATATGCACATGTACAACAGTCACCAGTGGTGTTTCATATTAAACAGGCAAAAGGTAAACTTTTTTTTATAAGTATTTTTCATATTAAATACATAACtggttattataatttttatgtttactaactcaaatctttttctttttgtccAACCACTTGTGAATGTATCTAAATTGGGTGGATTCAGGGACTTGTTAATGTGGTCAGTGAGATATTCAGAACACAGGTTATGTGTTAGATACATGTACACAAACTTTAGGGGTAGATTTAAAGGGAAGGAACTTAAAGACCTTATGTAGAATGCAGCTAGGGCCACTTACTAAGCCAAATTGGACTTTTGGTTAGAAAAGATTGAGAATAAAAATAGTGAAGCTAGGGAGTGGTTAAGGGAAAGACCTTGTAAAAATTAGTctagagcttgtttcaaaactacTGTAGTCTGTGATATGTTAACAAATAATTTGTGTGAGTGCTTCAACAGGTACATCTTAGATGCAAGGGACAAACCAATCATTACCATGCTAGAAATGATTAGAACAAAATTGATGAGTAGACTATTTAGAAAGAGAGAACAAATGCATAAAATTCAGAGTGCAATTTGTCCAAAGATATTGAAAAAATTGGAAGAATTGAAAAAATTGTTAAATTTGTTTCAACCTCAGTTTTCAGGTGGTCTACAAGTCTAAGTTTTTTGTGGGGGAAGTCAATTTGTTGTTAACATGGTGGAGAAGATATGCACTTGTCGTAGGTGGGAATTAAATGGCATTCCTTGTGCTCATGCTTGTGCAGTCATATTTGGAAATAATGAAGAACCTGAGGATTATGTGCATGACTGTTATTCAATAAGAACCTATTTAAGGGTTTATAGTCATGTAATCCATCCCATTAATGGTCATAATATGTGGCCAAAGGCATCAAAAGATTATATTATCACCCTTAATGAAGCCATTCagagaaagagaggaagaaaGCTGATGGCAAGGAAGAAAACAGCTGAAGAACTTGAAATGGCAGCAGCTAAAGGGAGACTATCTAGGAAAGGAATGGTAAAAATGAGATGCCAAATATGTGGGTAGATTAGACACAATAAAAGGTTCCACAAAGACCATCCTGTGTCATAATCACATGAGGAAGCCCTTCCTACTTCAACTCAAATTTCTTCTAATGCTGTAAGAACCTTATTCAATGTAACTACTTCTTTGCTATTCATTTATTCTGTTTGCAATATAACTGAATATTTAAACAAAGTTATATTGCAAACAAACgaatggtaattttttttttcatttggatGTTTgatactatttatttatttattatagagaacaaaaaaaaaatcatatgcaAAGTCAAGCAAA
The Hevea brasiliensis isolate MT/VB/25A 57/8 chromosome 15, ASM3005281v1, whole genome shotgun sequence genome window above contains:
- the LOC110632211 gene encoding LRR receptor-like serine/threonine-protein kinase RGI1, translated to MSMPSSRQILLFSSLLPSPSSLSFFILTLLPSLLSTSLAAPNHEASILFSWLHSSPAPPSSFSNWNNLDSNPCNWTSITCSPQGFVTEINIQSVPLQLPVPFNLSSFRFLIKLVISDANITGTIPLDIGDSVSLTSIDLSSNSLVGTIPGSIRRLLNLEDLILNSNQLTGKIPVELSNCSRLKNLLLFDNLLGGYIPTELGKLSSLEVLRAGGNKDIIGKVPDELGDCSNLTVLGLADTRVSGSLPVSLGKLSKLQTLSIYTTMLSGEIPSDIGNCSELVNLFLYENSLSGSIPPEIGKLKKLEQLLLWQNSLVGVIPEEIGNCTSLKMIDLSLNSLSGTIPSSIGGLLALEEFMISNNNVSGSIPSNLSNASNLLQLQLDANQILGLIPPELGKLSKLTVFFAWQNQLEGSIPSSLAKCSNLQALDLSHNSLTGSIPPGLFQLQNLTKLLLISNDISGSIPPEIGNCSSLLRLRLGNNRISGGIPKEIGGLKNLNFLDLSSNRLSGWVPDEIGSCTELQMIDLGNNTVQGPLPNSLSSLSGLQVLDVSVNQFEGQIPASLGRLVSLNKLILSRNSFSGSIPSSLGICSSLQLLDLGSNELTGSIPMELSQIEALEIALNLSYNGLTGPIPPQISALSKLSILDLSHNKLEGNLSPLAGLDNLVSLNISYNNFTGYLPDNKLFRQLSPEDLAGNQGLCSSIKDSCFLSDVGRTGLQRNRDDIRQSRKLKLAIALLITLTVAMVIMGTIAIFRTRRTIRDDDESELGDSWPWQFTPFQKLNFSVDQVLRCLVDTNVIGKGCSGIVYRADMDNGEVIAVKKLWPYTMAAANGCTDEKGGVRDSFSAEVKTLGSIRHKNIVRFLGCCRNRNTRLLMYDYMPNGSLGSLLHERTGNALEWYLRYKILLGAAEGLAYLHHDCVPPIVHRDIKANNILIGLEFEPYIADFGLAKLVDEGDFARSSNTVAGSYGYIAPEYGYMMKITEKSDVYSYGVVVLEVLTGKQPIDPTIPEGLHVVDWVRQKRGGIEVLDPCLLSRPEPEIDEMMQAFGIALLCVNSSPDERPTMKDVAAMLKEIKHEREEYAKVDMLLKGSPATDTENRNSSSAVPATSSSKSTVQTLYPKSNNSSFSASSLLYSSSSNAKVGFK